In one Pseudomonas tensinigenes genomic region, the following are encoded:
- the paoA gene encoding aldehyde dehydrogenase iron-sulfur subunit PaoA, with protein MTISRRGFLILGAVTATAFAMPPFISLKAYAANLEQPAMSKVTINVNGKPRALDVDTRTTLLDALREHLHLTGSKKGCDHGQCGACTVIADGRRINSCLTLAVMHEGSEITTIEGLGMPDNLHPMQAAFIKHDGYQCGYCTPGQICSAVAVIKEIRDGIPSHVSESLTEAPRLIASEFQERMSGNICRCGAYSNIIEAITEVAEVPA; from the coding sequence ATGACGATTTCCCGACGCGGATTTCTGATCCTCGGCGCCGTGACCGCCACCGCCTTCGCGATGCCGCCGTTTATCAGCCTCAAGGCCTACGCGGCCAATCTGGAGCAACCGGCCATGAGCAAAGTGACGATCAACGTCAACGGCAAGCCGCGTGCGCTTGACGTCGACACCCGCACCACCCTCCTTGATGCCTTGCGCGAACACCTGCACCTGACCGGCAGTAAAAAAGGCTGCGACCACGGCCAATGCGGCGCCTGTACGGTGATCGCCGATGGTCGACGGATCAATTCCTGTCTGACCCTGGCGGTGATGCACGAAGGCAGTGAGATCACCACCATTGAAGGTCTCGGCATGCCCGACAATCTGCACCCGATGCAGGCCGCATTCATCAAGCACGACGGCTATCAGTGCGGCTATTGCACGCCGGGGCAGATCTGCTCGGCGGTGGCGGTGATCAAGGAAATCCGCGATGGCATTCCCAGCCATGTCAGTGAAAGCCTCACCGAGGCGCCACGGTTGATTGCCAGTGAGTTTCAGGAGCGCATGAGCGGCAATATCTGCCGCTGCGGCGCCTACTCGAACATCATCGAAGCCATCACCGAAGTCGCGGAGGTGCCGGCATGA
- a CDS encoding FAD binding domain-containing protein — protein MRPFNYSRADSPAAAAAQAAQVEGARFIAGGTNLLDLMKLDIETPLHLIDVNHLGLDQIEATPEGGLRIGALVRNTDLAADQRIRKDYALLSRALLAGASGQLRNMATTAGNLLQRTRCPYFYDTNQACNKRQPGSGCAAIGGVSRQLGIIGVSDACIATHPSDMAIAMRALDAQIETVKPDGTTRSIAMADFHQLPGTTPNIETSLTPGEFITSVTLPAPLGGTHVYHKVRDRSSYAFALVSVGLILQKDGSGRIAVGGIAPKPWRVEAAEALLPQGAKAVSARLLDGATPTHDNQFKLTLVERTLGSVLAQAREQA, from the coding sequence ATGAGACCGTTCAATTACAGCCGCGCCGACTCCCCCGCCGCGGCCGCCGCACAAGCTGCACAAGTTGAAGGTGCGCGGTTTATCGCTGGCGGCACCAACCTGCTCGACCTGATGAAACTCGACATCGAAACGCCGTTGCACCTGATCGATGTCAATCACCTCGGTCTGGATCAGATCGAAGCCACGCCAGAAGGCGGACTGCGCATCGGCGCGCTGGTGCGCAACACCGATCTGGCGGCGGACCAGCGCATCAGAAAAGACTACGCCCTGCTCTCCCGCGCCCTGCTCGCCGGGGCTTCCGGGCAGTTGCGCAACATGGCCACCACCGCTGGCAACCTGTTGCAACGCACGCGCTGTCCCTACTTCTACGACACGAATCAGGCCTGCAACAAACGCCAACCCGGCAGCGGTTGCGCAGCGATCGGCGGAGTCAGTCGGCAACTGGGGATTATCGGCGTCAGCGACGCGTGCATCGCCACGCACCCGAGCGACATGGCAATTGCCATGCGCGCGCTCGATGCGCAGATTGAAACGGTGAAACCCGATGGCACGACCCGCAGCATCGCCATGGCCGATTTCCATCAGTTGCCCGGCACCACGCCGAACATCGAAACCAGCCTCACCCCCGGCGAATTCATCACCTCGGTGACACTGCCCGCACCGCTTGGCGGTACCCACGTTTATCACAAGGTGCGAGATCGCTCGTCCTATGCGTTTGCGCTGGTGTCAGTCGGTCTGATCCTGCAAAAGGACGGCAGTGGCCGCATCGCCGTCGGCGGTATCGCGCCGAAACCATGGCGGGTTGAGGCCGCCGAAGCGTTGCTGCCCCAAGGCGCCAAAGCGGTCAGCGCACGCCTGCTCGACGGCGCCACGCCGACCCACGACAACCAATTCAAACTGACCCTGGTCGAGCGCACGCTCGGTTCGGTGTTGGCGCAAGCGAGGGAGCAAGCATGA
- the paoC gene encoding aldehyde oxidoreductase molybdenum-binding subunit PaoC, whose product MKFDTPATTNPIDQLKVIGQPTDRIEGPLKTSGQAPYAYEQHEAVANQAYGVMVGSAIAKGRINNIDLEQAKAAPGVLAIVTAANAGKLGKGQYNAAHLLAGPEIQHYHQAVALVVAETFEQARAAAQLVKVDYVATKGEFDLASVRGQGVEPKDELPDVSHGDFAKAFAAAPVQFDQTYTTPDQSHAMMEPHATLAAWKGDQLTLWTSNQMIAWSVGDIATTLGLPKEKVRLISPYIGGGFGGKLFVRADAILAALGARMAGRPVKVALARPQIANNTTHRPATIQRIRMGATADGKLTAIAHEGWSGNLAEGKVEVAAQPSQLLYAAENRLVSMRLAPLDLPEGNAMRAPGETPGLMVLEIAMDEMAEQLKLDPVQFRILNDTQVDPMKTERPFSQRRLIECLQTGAEKFGWDKRNAQPGARREGRWLIGMGVAAAIRNNLLVKSGARVRLERDGKVTVETDMTDIGTGSYTIIAQTAAEMMGVGLKDVSVHLGDSSFPVSAGSGGQFGANCSTAGVYAACMKLREAVAGKLGMAADQAEFVDGQVRLGSKSVPLRNAAQNGAVVAEDSIEFADLAEQYQQSTFGAHFVEVAVDAATGEVRVRRMLAVCAAGRILNPKAARSQVIGAMTMGVGAALMEELAVDKKLGFFVNHDLAGYEVPVHADIPHQEVIFLDETDPVSSPMKAKGVGELGICGVSAAVANAIYNATGARVREYPITLDKILSSLPEMI is encoded by the coding sequence ATGAAATTCGACACGCCCGCCACCACCAACCCAATCGACCAGTTGAAGGTCATCGGCCAACCCACCGACCGCATCGAAGGCCCGCTGAAAACCAGCGGTCAGGCGCCTTACGCCTACGAGCAGCATGAGGCGGTGGCCAATCAGGCTTACGGTGTCATGGTCGGTTCAGCCATCGCCAAGGGCCGCATCAACAATATCGATCTTGAACAGGCGAAAGCCGCGCCGGGTGTGCTGGCCATCGTCACCGCCGCCAACGCCGGTAAACTCGGCAAAGGCCAATACAACGCCGCGCATCTGTTGGCCGGGCCGGAGATTCAGCACTATCACCAGGCTGTTGCACTGGTGGTTGCCGAGACGTTCGAGCAGGCCCGTGCAGCTGCGCAATTGGTCAAGGTCGACTACGTCGCGACCAAAGGCGAGTTCGATCTGGCCAGCGTGCGTGGCCAAGGCGTCGAGCCGAAAGACGAATTGCCCGACGTCAGCCACGGTGATTTCGCCAAGGCCTTCGCCGCCGCGCCGGTGCAGTTCGATCAGACCTACACCACGCCGGATCAATCCCACGCGATGATGGAGCCGCACGCCACGTTGGCGGCGTGGAAAGGCGATCAACTGACCTTGTGGACATCGAATCAGATGATCGCGTGGAGCGTCGGCGACATCGCCACCACCCTCGGCTTGCCCAAGGAAAAAGTCCGGCTGATTTCGCCGTACATTGGCGGTGGTTTCGGCGGCAAGTTGTTCGTGCGCGCCGATGCGATCCTCGCCGCCCTCGGTGCGCGCATGGCTGGCAGGCCGGTAAAAGTCGCCCTCGCCCGCCCGCAGATCGCCAACAACACCACGCACCGCCCGGCGACGATTCAGCGCATTCGCATGGGCGCGACGGCGGACGGCAAACTCACTGCGATCGCCCACGAAGGCTGGTCGGGCAATCTGGCGGAAGGCAAAGTCGAGGTCGCGGCGCAACCCAGTCAGTTGCTGTACGCAGCGGAAAATCGGCTGGTCAGCATGCGCCTTGCGCCGCTGGATTTGCCCGAAGGCAACGCCATGCGCGCACCCGGTGAAACGCCGGGGCTGATGGTCCTGGAAATTGCCATGGACGAGATGGCCGAGCAGCTCAAGCTTGATCCGGTCCAGTTCCGGATTCTCAACGACACGCAGGTCGATCCGATGAAAACCGAGCGGCCGTTCTCGCAGCGGCGCCTGATCGAATGCCTGCAAACCGGCGCGGAGAAATTCGGCTGGGACAAACGCAATGCGCAACCAGGTGCACGGCGGGAGGGTCGCTGGCTGATCGGCATGGGCGTCGCTGCGGCGATCCGCAACAACCTGCTGGTCAAGTCGGGCGCGCGGGTGCGGCTGGAGCGCGATGGCAAGGTCACGGTGGAAACCGACATGACCGATATCGGCACCGGCAGTTACACGATCATCGCGCAGACGGCGGCCGAGATGATGGGCGTTGGTTTGAAGGATGTGAGCGTGCATCTGGGCGATTCGAGTTTTCCGGTGTCCGCAGGTTCCGGCGGGCAATTCGGCGCTAACTGCTCGACTGCCGGGGTGTATGCCGCGTGCATGAAACTGCGTGAGGCGGTGGCGGGCAAGTTGGGGATGGCGGCGGATCAGGCGGAGTTTGTCGACGGTCAGGTACGGCTCGGCAGCAAGAGCGTGCCGTTACGCAATGCCGCGCAAAACGGCGCTGTGGTGGCTGAGGACAGCATCGAATTTGCCGACCTGGCCGAGCAGTATCAGCAGTCGACGTTCGGTGCGCATTTCGTTGAGGTCGCGGTGGATGCGGCGACCGGTGAAGTGCGAGTCCGCCGGATGTTGGCGGTGTGCGCGGCCGGGCGAATTCTCAACCCGAAAGCGGCGCGCAGCCAGGTTATCGGCGCGATGACTATGGGCGTTGGTGCGGCGTTGATGGAAGAGTTGGCGGTGGACAAGAAGCTCGGCTTTTTCGTCAATCATGATCTGGCCGGGTATGAAGTGCCGGTGCATGCCGACATTCCGCATCAGGAAGTGATTTTTCTTGATGAGACCGATCCGGTGTCTTCGCCGATGAAGGCCAAGGGTGTTGGTGAGTTGGGGATTTGCGGGGTCAGTGCGGCGGTGGCGAATGCGATTTACAACGCCACGGGGGCGCGGGTGCGGGAGTATCCGATCACCCTCGATAAAATCCTCTCTTCACTGCCGGAGATGATCTAA
- a CDS encoding (R)-mandelonitrile lyase codes for MNPIAASALTLSLLAGEVQADETPRVTVTPNGSQPSARGPADWFTGTVRVDAPFKGSDEARVSGATVTFEPGARTAWHTHPLGQTLIVTAGFGFVQEWGQPVREIRPGDTVWIAPGAKHWHGAAPTTAMTHIAIAEVLDGKVVDWMEQVSDEQYPGSE; via the coding sequence ATGAACCCGATTGCCGCTTCTGCGTTGACCCTTTCTCTGTTGGCGGGTGAGGTGCAGGCCGATGAAACCCCGCGTGTGACGGTCACGCCCAATGGCTCGCAACCTTCGGCCAGAGGCCCGGCGGATTGGTTCACTGGCACTGTCCGTGTCGATGCGCCGTTCAAAGGCTCAGACGAGGCGCGGGTCAGTGGTGCGACGGTGACGTTTGAGCCGGGTGCGCGTACCGCGTGGCACACTCATCCGTTGGGGCAGACATTGATCGTCACGGCAGGGTTCGGGTTTGTGCAGGAATGGGGGCAGCCGGTGCGTGAGATTCGTCCTGGGGATACGGTGTGGATCGCGCCGGGGGCCAAGCATTGGCATGGGGCGGCGCCGACCACGGCGATGACCCATATCGCTATTGCCGAAGTGTTGGATGGCAAAGTAGTGGATTGGATGGAGCAGGTGAGTGATGAGCAGTATCCGGGTTCCGAGTGA
- a CDS encoding LysR family transcriptional regulator: protein MLRENATDLLAFLAVARERSFTKAAAKLGVSQSALSHTIRALEARLGLRLLTRTTRSVSPTEAGQHLLQTIGPRFEEIELELAALSNLRDTPAGKLRISATDHSLDWLLRPVLKDFLPQYPDIAVEVCCDYGFVDIAGQGFDAGVRLGEDVAQGMIATRIGPDMRMAVVGSPAYFAKRTPPQTPRDLTDHACNNLRLPTNGGLYSWEFEKAGESLKVRVSGQITLNGVYPLLDAALDGFGLSYIPENVVAPYLADGRLLQVLEDWCPTFAGYHLYYPSRRQAAPAFALLLEALRYRA, encoded by the coding sequence ATGCTTCGGGAAAACGCCACTGACCTCCTCGCCTTCCTCGCCGTCGCCCGCGAGCGCAGTTTCACCAAAGCGGCGGCCAAACTCGGCGTCTCGCAATCGGCGCTCAGCCACACCATTCGCGCACTCGAAGCCCGTTTGGGCCTGCGTCTGCTGACCCGCACTACTCGCAGCGTCTCGCCCACCGAAGCCGGTCAACATCTGCTGCAAACCATCGGCCCGCGCTTCGAAGAAATCGAACTGGAACTCGCGGCCCTGAGCAACCTGCGCGACACCCCCGCCGGCAAGCTCCGCATCAGTGCCACCGATCATTCGCTGGACTGGCTGCTGCGCCCGGTGCTCAAAGACTTTCTGCCGCAGTACCCGGACATCGCCGTCGAAGTCTGCTGCGATTATGGTTTCGTCGACATCGCCGGCCAGGGTTTCGACGCCGGCGTGCGCCTGGGCGAAGACGTCGCACAAGGCATGATCGCCACCCGCATCGGTCCCGACATGCGCATGGCGGTGGTGGGTTCACCCGCCTATTTCGCCAAACGCACGCCGCCGCAAACGCCAAGGGATCTGACCGACCACGCCTGCAATAACCTGCGCCTGCCCACCAATGGCGGGTTGTACAGCTGGGAATTCGAAAAGGCTGGGGAAAGCCTGAAAGTGCGGGTATCCGGGCAGATCACCCTGAACGGCGTCTACCCGTTGCTCGACGCTGCGCTGGACGGTTTTGGCCTGAGTTACATCCCGGAAAACGTCGTCGCGCCGTATCTGGCCGACGGCCGTTTACTGCAGGTGCTGGAGGATTGGTGCCCGACGTTTGCCGGGTATCACCTGTATTACCCGAGTCGACGTCAAGCAGCACCGGCGTTTGCGTTGTTGCTGGAGGCGTTGCGCTATCGCGCTTGA
- a CDS encoding aldo/keto reductase yields MSHTEGYSRRRLLTLAAGVSAVFTFDRALATTTTSATTGGHAMQTRAIPSSAESLPIVGLGTYRGFDVAPGDPAYRQLPAVLDELFTKGGTLIDSSPMYGRAEETTGELLSIHEPRSPAFLATKVWTRGRKEGIAQMEQSFSLLRTERIDLMQIHNLLDWQTHLPTLREWKAQGRIRYIGITHYTDSAYEEVEAVLKVEQLDFLQINYALDDRGVEKRILPLCRERGVAVICNRPFGGGGLLARLKGKPLPGWVSDVQVNSWPQLALKFLLAHSAVTCVIPGTGNPRYMADNAKAGFGPMLTDAQRHQLIALMG; encoded by the coding sequence ATGAGCCACACTGAGGGTTACTCCCGTCGCCGATTGCTTACGCTGGCTGCCGGGGTTTCGGCGGTCTTCACCTTTGATCGGGCGTTGGCCACAACCACTACGTCCGCGACTACCGGAGGCCACGCCATGCAGACCCGCGCCATCCCGTCCAGCGCCGAGTCGCTGCCCATCGTGGGTCTGGGCACCTATCGCGGCTTCGACGTCGCCCCCGGCGATCCGGCCTACCGGCAACTGCCGGCGGTGCTTGATGAACTGTTCACCAAGGGCGGCACGCTGATCGACAGTTCACCGATGTATGGCCGGGCAGAGGAAACTACCGGTGAGCTGCTGTCGATCCACGAACCGCGTTCGCCGGCGTTTCTGGCGACCAAGGTGTGGACGCGCGGGCGCAAGGAGGGCATCGCGCAGATGGAGCAGTCGTTCAGCCTGCTGCGCACCGAACGCATCGACCTGATGCAGATCCACAACCTGCTCGACTGGCAAACCCACCTGCCGACCCTGCGTGAATGGAAAGCCCAAGGGCGCATCCGTTACATCGGCATCACCCATTACACGGACTCGGCCTATGAAGAAGTCGAAGCGGTGTTGAAGGTCGAACAACTGGATTTTCTGCAAATCAATTACGCCCTCGATGACCGTGGCGTGGAAAAACGCATTCTGCCGCTGTGTCGCGAGCGTGGCGTGGCAGTGATCTGTAATCGGCCGTTCGGTGGCGGGGGACTGCTGGCCCGGCTCAAAGGCAAACCGCTGCCGGGCTGGGTGTCGGACGTGCAGGTCAACAGCTGGCCGCAACTGGCGTTGAAGTTTCTGCTCGCACATTCGGCGGTGACTTGCGTGATACCCGGCACGGGCAATCCGCGTTACATGGCCGATAACGCCAAGGCCGGGTTCGGGCCGATGCTCACGGATGCGCAGCGGCATCAGTTGATTGCGTTGATGGGTTGA
- a CDS encoding alpha/beta hydrolase: protein MSRTLMSLVALIVAVYLVLCAALFFFQRSLIYFPQPNAVTSADSRMTLSMPDAQISLITRERVGPRALIYFGGNAEDVSRNLPEFAEAFPDYAVYLLNYRGFGGSGGSPSEAAIAEDALALFDQVYASHPQIAVVGRSLGSGVAVRLASQRPVQQLILVTPYNSLEEIAAQQYPWVPVKWLLKDRFESGKYAAHIRVPTLLLAASDDEVIPRASTQRLLENFPQGVAVLRVVPDSGHNSISDRAQYLQWMKDVLNR from the coding sequence ATGTCCCGAACCCTGATGTCACTCGTCGCATTGATCGTTGCCGTGTACTTGGTGCTGTGTGCGGCGCTGTTCTTTTTTCAGCGCTCGCTGATCTATTTTCCGCAGCCTAATGCCGTCACTTCCGCTGATTCACGGATGACACTGTCGATGCCGGACGCGCAGATTTCGCTGATCACCCGCGAGCGTGTCGGGCCACGGGCGCTGATCTATTTCGGTGGCAATGCCGAGGACGTGTCGCGCAATCTGCCGGAGTTTGCCGAGGCGTTTCCCGATTACGCGGTGTATCTGCTCAACTACCGCGGCTTCGGTGGCAGCGGCGGCTCACCGTCGGAAGCGGCGATTGCCGAGGATGCGCTGGCGCTGTTCGATCAGGTCTATGCCAGTCATCCGCAGATTGCCGTGGTCGGGCGCAGTCTCGGTTCCGGAGTGGCCGTGCGTCTGGCCAGCCAGCGACCGGTGCAACAGCTGATTCTGGTGACGCCTTACAACAGCCTCGAAGAAATCGCGGCGCAGCAATATCCGTGGGTGCCGGTGAAATGGTTGCTCAAGGATCGCTTCGAATCCGGCAAATACGCCGCGCATATCCGCGTGCCGACGTTGCTGCTGGCGGCCAGTGACGACGAGGTGATTCCGCGCGCCAGCACGCAGCGTTTGCTGGAGAACTTCCCGCAAGGCGTGGCGGTGCTCAGGGTGGTGCCGGATTCGGGGCATAACTCGATCTCGGATCGTGCGCAGTATTTGCAGTGGATGAAGGATGTGTTGAATCGGTGA
- a CDS encoding CAP domain-containing protein: protein MRHAVRSSRLVSLCLLILSPLLAATAHAGAERQLVAAINDYRAHPQRCDRRPAQRVAPLALKSNLALPIGYRYAGGMREALKSSGYSAVAVRSIRVVGAEDAEEAFDLLQDEHCAALLDASYADIGVSRSRNEWQVVLAQPVLDSRVGDNRSVGKALLAEVNAARARPRMCGRQRFAAARPLSWNAALGAAAQGHSKAMAYGNYFAHRDPDGDLPADRARAAGYRGRQIGENIAAGQSSPGKAMAGWLASPGHCANLMNPMFTQVGAGFASEARSDEGVYWTMLFGAQ from the coding sequence ATGCGCCACGCCGTTCGCTCGTCTCGCTTGGTTTCGCTGTGCCTGCTGATCCTTTCGCCGCTGCTCGCTGCAACCGCCCATGCCGGTGCGGAGCGGCAACTGGTGGCTGCCATCAACGACTATCGCGCCCATCCGCAACGTTGCGATCGACGCCCAGCGCAACGCGTGGCACCGTTGGCGCTGAAGTCGAACCTGGCCTTGCCGATCGGTTATCGCTATGCCGGCGGCATGCGTGAAGCGTTGAAGTCGTCCGGGTATTCCGCCGTGGCGGTGCGCAGTATTCGCGTGGTCGGGGCCGAGGACGCCGAGGAGGCTTTCGACCTGCTGCAGGACGAGCACTGCGCCGCGCTGCTGGATGCCAGCTACGCCGACATCGGCGTCAGCCGCTCGCGCAATGAGTGGCAAGTGGTGTTGGCGCAACCGGTGCTCGACAGCCGCGTTGGCGATAACCGCAGCGTCGGCAAGGCGCTGCTCGCCGAGGTCAACGCCGCGCGCGCCCGGCCACGGATGTGTGGACGCCAACGCTTCGCCGCCGCCCGGCCATTGAGCTGGAACGCCGCGTTGGGCGCCGCCGCACAGGGACACAGCAAAGCCATGGCTTACGGCAACTATTTCGCCCACCGCGACCCGGACGGCGACCTGCCCGCCGATCGCGCCCGTGCGGCGGGTTATCGTGGTCGGCAAATTGGCGAAAACATTGCAGCCGGGCAGAGTTCACCGGGCAAGGCCATGGCCGGATGGCTGGCCAGTCCCGGGCACTGCGCCAATCTGATGAATCCGATGTTTACCCAGGTGGGGGCCGGGTTTGCCAGTGAGGCGCGCAGTGATGAAGGGGTTTACTGGACGATGCTGTTTGGTGCGCAGTGA
- a CDS encoding DHH family phosphoesterase, with protein MKIITSGASYLDIDAYACCIAYAELLNLQGVPARAVSSAQPNVSVSQTVLGWAAAFDDYLPTLDDEFVMVDVSDYYHFDPLVVRERVVEIIDHHPGYEHYWAQKLGSAADIRPIGAAATQVFQRWQTAGVLPQISVQSAALLATAILDNTLNFTGQMTTPADIEAYTDLTSRAKLPADWPRQYFLECQANIESNLGSALAADSKRMKPESNLPGFFAQMTVWDADALLQKHRPMINGWMAQQGDDWLLNVISIRDHKSCFLAPTEVSQQKLNRLLPLDWQAGLAVRAPSMLRKELLKLGLDAGSHCAPNSIVQ; from the coding sequence ATGAAAATCATCACCTCCGGCGCGTCCTATCTGGACATCGACGCCTACGCCTGCTGCATCGCCTACGCAGAATTGCTCAACCTGCAAGGCGTTCCCGCCCGCGCCGTCAGCAGCGCGCAACCCAACGTCAGCGTTTCGCAAACCGTACTCGGCTGGGCTGCTGCTTTTGACGATTACCTGCCGACGCTGGACGATGAGTTTGTCATGGTCGATGTCTCCGACTATTACCATTTCGACCCGTTGGTGGTGCGCGAGCGGGTGGTAGAGATCATCGATCATCATCCGGGGTACGAGCATTATTGGGCGCAGAAGCTTGGATCTGCTGCCGATATCCGCCCGATCGGCGCCGCAGCGACTCAGGTTTTTCAGCGCTGGCAGACGGCCGGTGTGCTGCCGCAGATCAGCGTGCAAAGTGCCGCATTACTGGCCACCGCGATTCTCGACAACACGCTGAATTTCACCGGGCAGATGACCACGCCAGCGGACATCGAGGCCTACACCGACCTCACTTCACGGGCAAAACTGCCGGCAGACTGGCCTCGGCAATATTTTCTCGAGTGCCAGGCCAACATCGAGTCGAACCTGGGCTCTGCATTGGCAGCCGACTCGAAACGGATGAAACCCGAGAGCAACCTGCCAGGCTTTTTCGCGCAAATGACGGTGTGGGATGCCGACGCCTTGCTGCAAAAGCACCGGCCGATGATCAATGGCTGGATGGCGCAGCAGGGCGATGACTGGCTGCTGAATGTGATCAGTATCCGCGACCACAAAAGCTGCTTTCTGGCGCCAACCGAGGTCAGCCAGCAAAAGCTCAATCGCTTGTTGCCACTCGACTGGCAGGCCGGATTGGCCGTGCGGGCGCCGTCAATGCTGCGCAAGGAACTGTTGAAATTGGGGCTGGACGCTGGCAGTCACTGCGCACCAAACAGCATCGTCCAGTAA